GGTGAGCAGGAGGGCGACCTGGGCATCACGGAGCATCAAGCCGAGCAACTCGGCGGGATAGGTCGGGTCGAGCGGGACGTAGGCCCCACCGGCTTTGAGCACGGCCAGCAGCGCGACGACGAGATCAAGGGAGCGCTCAAGGCAGAGGCCGACGCGGGTATCGGGGCCGACACCGCGCGCGCGGAGGGCATGGGCGAGCTGGTTAGCGCGGGCATTCAGCTCGTGATAGCTGAGCTGCGCGTCGGCAACCACGACGGCCAGCGCATCGGGGGTGCGGGCGGCCTGCGCTTCGATCAGGTGGGGCAGCGTGGCGGGGGCGGGGACGGGCACGGCGGGAGCGTGCCAGGCGCGGAGCCAGTGCAGCCGCTCGGCGGGGGCGAGCAGGGACAGGGCGGCGAGCGGCTGGGTGGGCTGGGCGGCGAACTGTGCGAGCAGGCGCTGGAGATGCGCCAGCAGCCGTGCGATCGTCTCCGGCTCGAAGCGCCGCCGATCGTACGTGACGCGCAGCAAGACCTTATCGGCAACGGCGGTTGTCAGATTGAGCGGATAATTGCTGCGCTCCATGCTGCGTCGGGTAGAAACCTCCAGGCTGCGACGGTTGCCTCGATCGGAGCGCCCCGCCTCGCTGGGATAGTTCTCGAAGACGACGATGCTTTCAAACAAGGGCTGCCCACGGGGCACGTCGCTCCAGCCCTGGATCTGCACGAGTGGGCTGTACTCGTACTGGCGAAGCTCGGCCTGTTGCGCTTGCAGCGCCTTGAGCCAGTCCAGCAGCCGCGCGGCAGGCCGCACCGGCACGCGCACCGGCAGCGTGTTGATGAACAGGCCGATCATCTGCTCGACGCCCGGCAGCTCGGCGGGCCGCCCGGAGACGGTCGCGCCGAAGACCACATCCGGCTCCCCGCTGTAGCGGCTCAGCAGGATCGCCCACGCGCCCTGTACAAGCGTATTCATGGTGAGGCCATGCTGCCGGGCCAGATCGTGCAGCGCGCCCGTCGTCTCGGTCGAGAGGTAGGTTTCCAGCTCGATACTCTCGGCTGTGCCCGCATCCGGTCCGACAGGTCGATCGACGCCAAGGGGCGTTTGAGCCGTGACGCCCTCCAAAAACTGCCGCCAGAAAGCTTCTGCCTGGGCCATGTCCTGGCGCTGCAACCACGCGATGTAGTCGCGGTAGGGGCGGGATGGAGCAAACTGGATCTCGCGATCGTGCGCGAATGCCTCGTATGCGGTAAAAACCTCATTCAGCACCAGCGGCAGCGACCAGCCATCCATCAGCAGGTGGTGCTGACTCCACACGAATTGGTAGGTGTCGGCGGCGGTTTGGAAGAGCACGAGGCGCATCAGTGGCGCTTTGTCGAGATCAAAGCCCCGGCTGAGATCGTCCGCTAAAAATGCTGCGAGCTGCTCTTCCTGCTCGATCGGGGAGCGATCACGTAGGTCGTACTCCTGCCATGGGAGCCGCACCTGCCGATACACAACTTGAAACGGCTCGTCGCGGCGCTCCCAGACAAAGGCCGTGCGCAAAACCGGATGCCGCTCTATGATCAGTTCCCAGGCTCGTTGAAGCGATGGAACATGCAGATTGCCGCGAAGAGTCAGGGTGATATGCGTTACATACAGGCCCGATCCTTGATCATAGAGTGTATGAAACAGCATGCCCTGTTGCATGGGCGAAAGTGGATAGATTGCTTCGACGAGATTCCTTTTTTTGCTCATTCTACTCCTCGACGGTTCCGCTCAGTTCTTCAAGCAGGTCATCCAGT
Above is a window of Herpetosiphonaceae bacterium DNA encoding:
- a CDS encoding condensation domain-containing protein encodes the protein MLFHTLYDQGSGLYVTHITLTLRGNLHVPSLQRAWELIIERHPVLRTAFVWERRDEPFQVVYRQVRLPWQEYDLRDRSPIEQEEQLAAFLADDLSRGFDLDKAPLMRLVLFQTAADTYQFVWSQHHLLMDGWSLPLVLNEVFTAYEAFAHDREIQFAPSRPYRDYIAWLQRQDMAQAEAFWRQFLEGVTAQTPLGVDRPVGPDAGTAESIELETYLSTETTGALHDLARQHGLTMNTLVQGAWAILLSRYSGEPDVVFGATVSGRPAELPGVEQMIGLFINTLPVRVPVRPAARLLDWLKALQAQQAELRQYEYSPLVQIQGWSDVPRGQPLFESIVVFENYPSEAGRSDRGNRRSLEVSTRRSMERSNYPLNLTTAVADKVLLRVTYDRRRFEPETIARLLAHLQRLLAQFAAQPTQPLAALSLLAPAERLHWLRAWHAPAVPVPAPATLPHLIEAQAARTPDALAVVVADAQLSYHELNARANQLAHALRARGVGPDTRVGLCLERSLDLVVALLAVLKAGGAYVPLDPTYPAELLGLMLRDAQVALLLTHAALRPALPGQAAAVLCLDTAAELLDHQPTHNLPAVDPDHLAYV